CGGTCCAGGCACGCCTCCACCACCTCGGACGCCGAGACCTCTCCGGCGCGCACCGCCGCGGCCAGCCGGGTAGCGGTAAGCAGGTGGGGGGCGGTCACGGCACCCACTCCACGTACAGGCCGCTGGTGTGCATCCCCACGTAGTGCTCGGCCAAGTAGCGGGACAGGGTCGGGTGCGACGTCACCTGGTGCAGCTGGGCCTGTCGGAGGCGGGTGGCGAACGGGTCATCCACCGTGTGCATCAGCACGGTCATCCACCAGGCGAAGTGCTCTCCCTGCCACACGTGCCGCAGGCAGGTCTCCGAGTATGTGGCCAGCAGGTCCGCACTGCCGTCCCGGTAGTACCGTCCCAGGGCCCGCGCCAGGACCACCACGTCCGCCACCGCGAGGTTCAGCCCCTTGGCCCCGGTGGCGGGCACGATGTGGGCGGCGTCCCCGGCCAGGAACAGGCGGCCGTACTGCATCGGCTCCACCACGAAACTGCGCATCTGAGTGATCCCCCGCTCGAGGATGGGCCCGGGCTCGACCGTGGCCGCGCGGCCGACCCGCCGCTGTAGTTCCCGCCAGATGCGCTCGTCGGGCCAGTTCTCCAGCCGGTCGTCCGGGGCCACCTGCAGGTAGTTGCGGGCCAGGGTGGGCGAGCGCATGCTGAACAGCGCGAAGCCTTCCGGGCTGGGACTGTAGATCAGCTCCTGGTGGGCCGGTCGGGTGCGGGCCAGGATCCCCAGCCACGCCAGGGGGTAGTCCCGCGCGAACACCGTGAGCGCGCCCGCCGGCACCGCCTCCCGGCAGATGCCGTGGAAGCCGTCGCAGCCGGCGACAAAGTCGCAGGCGAGCCGCCGGACCTCTCCGCCGGCGCGGTAGACGATCGCCGGGCGGGGAGAGTCGACCTCCTGCAGGGACACCGCTTCGGCCTCGAAGGCCACCGTCCCGCCCGACGCCAGGCGGGCGGCGATGAGATCTTTGACCACCTCCTGCTGTCCGTAGACGGTGATGGTGTGGCCGCCGGTGAGGGCGGGAAAGTCCACGCGGTGGAGCGCTCCGTTCAGGGCGATGGCGATGCCGCCGTGGCGGAGGCCCTCCCGCCGTAGCCGCTCGGCCACACCCACTCGCTCCAGGATCTGCCGGGTGCCGTCCTCCAGCACGCCGGCGCGGATGCGCTGCTCCACGTAGGCGCGGCTGCGCGCCTCCAGCACCACGCTGGCAATCCCCTGGCGGGCCAGCAGGTGCGATAGCAGCAACCCGGCGGGTCCCGCGCCGACGATCCCCACCTGCGTCCGGTCCGGTATCTCCACGGCGCCTGCGGCATCCCGGGGCCAGTGTGCCCCGGGATGCCTTGATGATACCACCACCCCCGCCCGCCGCAGCAGGGCCCGCGCCGGGACAGGGAGCCGGCCGGCAGGGGAGAAAAAACAGTTTCAACAACCCTCGGGGCGGGAGGTGGGCCGTGAGAGGCTGCGCGGTGGTCCTGGCGGCAGGCGTGGTGCTGTCGGTCCTGTCCGGTGCCGGGGTGGCGGCCCCGGCCGATGTGGTCCGGCTGGGAGCGGTGGTCCCGCTGACGGGCCGGTTTGCCTCAGGCGGGGCCCAGGTGCGGGCCGGCTACGAGATCGCGGTGGAGGACCTCAACGCCGCGGGCGGCCTCGCCGTGGGCGGGCGGCGGCTGCGGGTGGAGCTCGTGGTCCTGGACGACGAGTCCGACCCCACCAAGACCGTCAGCCGGATGGACACCCTGGCCCAGCAGGCCATCGCCGTCTACCTGGGCGGGTTCGGTAGCGACCTGCACGCGGCGGCGGCGGCCGTGGCCGAGAAGAACCGCATTCCCTACTGCGGGGTGGCCTTCGCCCTGTGGAGTATCCACCAGCGGGGGTTCCGGTACCTGTTCAGCCCGTTTCCCAAGTCGCCCGAGCTGGCCATCGAGACCTACCGCATGCTCAACGCGTATGTGCCGGCCGACCGGCGGCCGCGCCGGGTGGCCATCTTTGCGGAGCGGACCGACTGGGGCCGGGAGATGGCGTCCCTGTGGCTGACCCGGTCCACCGAGTTCGGCTATGAGGTGGTGTTCCGGGGCGAGTACACCGTGGGGACCCGGGACATGAGCGACATCATCCTGCGCGCCAAGGCCGCCGGGGCGGAGCTGGTCCTGTCCGTGCCCACCCCGCCCGACGGCCTCACCCTGATCCGGCAGATGAAGGAGCTGGACTACGCGCCCCGGGCCTACGTCACCATCCGCGCCGCCGACGCGGTGGCCTGGACCCAGAACCTGGGCCGCGACGGGGACTACGCCCTGCTGATGCCCGGCTGGCACCACGCGGTGCGGTTCCCCGGAGCCGCCGAGCTGAACGCCAAGCACCAGCAGCGCCTGGGCCGTCCGGCCGACGTGCTGGTGGGGCCCGGGTACGCCTGCGTGCAGGTGGTGGCCGACGCCATCCAGCGGGCGGGGTCGCTGGAGCCCAAGCGCATCCGCGACGCCCTGGCGGCCACCAACCTCCAGACGGTGGTCGGGCGGGTCCGGTTCCGTGCCGACGGGACCAGCCCCGTTCCGGTGGTCGTCGTCCAGTGGCAGAACGGCCGCCAGGAGCTGGTGTGGCCCCGGGAGTTCGCCACCGCTCCGCTGGCCTATCCGGCCCTGCCCTGGCAGAGGCGGTAGATCCTGCCCCGATGCTGGACGTCCGCGGTCTGTGGAAGGCCTTCGGCGGCGTCGTGGCCGTCCGGGACCTGACGTTTGTGGTGCGGGAGGGGGAGATCGTCGGCCTGCTGGGACCCAACGGGTCGGGCAAGACCACGGTGTTCAACCTGGTGACGGGCCTGATCGCCGCCGACCGGGGCGAGATCTGGTTCGCGGGGACCCCCATCGCCGGCCTGCCGGCCCACCGCCGCGCGTCGCTGGGCATCGCGCGCACCTTCCAGCTGGTCCGGACGCTGGGCCGCCTGTCGGTGCGGGACAACGTGGCCGTGGCCCGCATGTGGGGCACGGGCCGGCAGCGGTCGCCGGACCGGGCCCGGGCGGACGCCGACGAACTGCTGGCCCGGGTGGGCCTGGCCGGACACGCCGAGAAGCCGGCGGTC
The sequence above is drawn from the Armatimonadota bacterium genome and encodes:
- a CDS encoding 4-hydroxybenzoate 3-monooxygenase, encoding MEIPDRTQVGIVGAGPAGLLLSHLLARQGIASVVLEARSRAYVEQRIRAGVLEDGTRQILERVGVAERLRREGLRHGGIAIALNGALHRVDFPALTGGHTITVYGQQEVVKDLIAARLASGGTVAFEAEAVSLQEVDSPRPAIVYRAGGEVRRLACDFVAGCDGFHGICREAVPAGALTVFARDYPLAWLGILARTRPAHQELIYSPSPEGFALFSMRSPTLARNYLQVAPDDRLENWPDERIWRELQRRVGRAATVEPGPILERGITQMRSFVVEPMQYGRLFLAGDAAHIVPATGAKGLNLAVADVVVLARALGRYYRDGSADLLATYSETCLRHVWQGEHFAWWMTVLMHTVDDPFATRLRQAQLHQVTSHPTLSRYLAEHYVGMHTSGLYVEWVP
- a CDS encoding amino acid ABC transporter substrate-binding protein, with protein sequence MRGCAVVLAAGVVLSVLSGAGVAAPADVVRLGAVVPLTGRFASGGAQVRAGYEIAVEDLNAAGGLAVGGRRLRVELVVLDDESDPTKTVSRMDTLAQQAIAVYLGGFGSDLHAAAAAVAEKNRIPYCGVAFALWSIHQRGFRYLFSPFPKSPELAIETYRMLNAYVPADRRPRRVAIFAERTDWGREMASLWLTRSTEFGYEVVFRGEYTVGTRDMSDIILRAKAAGAELVLSVPTPPDGLTLIRQMKELDYAPRAYVTIRAADAVAWTQNLGRDGDYALLMPGWHHAVRFPGAAELNAKHQQRLGRPADVLVGPGYACVQVVADAIQRAGSLEPKRIRDALAATNLQTVVGRVRFRADGTSPVPVVVVQWQNGRQELVWPREFATAPLAYPALPWQRR
- a CDS encoding ABC transporter ATP-binding protein; translation: MLDVRGLWKAFGGVVAVRDLTFVVREGEIVGLLGPNGSGKTTVFNLVTGLIAADRGEIWFAGTPIAGLPAHRRASLGIARTFQLVRTLGRLSVRDNVAVARMWGTGRQRSPDRARADADELLARVGLAGHAEKPAVALTLAERRRLEVARALAAGPRLLLLDEPLAGLSEEEVGAEIALFRRLRDEGITLVLVEHAVAAVRALCDRVVFLHAGEKVAEGAPDDVLAHPRVVDVYLGDG